GTTGCATCTCGAGGTCTTCGCCACCGATGGCAGTCGCCACGATAACACCCAAGACGAGCAGTGGAATGAGAGAGACGAGCGTGTAGTAGGAGATGCTCGCCGCGAGAAAGGTAATCTCCTTTTCGCGAATCGTGTCGACGACTGACCGACCGACGGGGACGAGATTACGAATCTGTGCGCTCACGTATCACTTCAACGACACCGGAGCAAAAGAAACTACCTCGAACTCACGCGCCCACAGGCGCACGCCACCTCAGGCTTCGGGGTCGAGGTGCGCAGTCGCCTCGCGAATCTCTGCGACAGTCGCGTCCGTCTTGAACGCGGTTCCGTGGTAGTGAGCAGGGGTCGCGTCGAATCCAGCGTCGCGGACGGCGTCGAGGAACTCCTCCATCTTCGATGCCGACCGGCCCCAGAGTTTGCAGAGGCGATGCTGGTCGAAGTGCGTCGGCGTGTCGAGTTCGACAGCGAGCGTGTCGAGCATCCGACGAGCGCGCTTCGCGCTCCCGAAGTCGTCGGTCACTTCGTCGCGGACGGACTCGACGAACTCCGCGTCCGAGATGGGGCCGAGCCAGATTGGACCAGCTTCGAGAATCCGCGTCGACCCACAGTTCGAACACTCCTCTGGCGGGTGAGCGATGAGCGAGTACTCTGCCTCGCGGTGGAGACAGTCTTCGCAGTGGTAAACGAACCCGGTCGATTCGAGGAGTTCGTCGGCTTTGGTCGCCCGTTCGTCGAGTTCGAGGTACGTTCGCGCGTAGTGGCGCGTCGCGTGCGAGAGAATCGGCACGGCCGCCTTGTCGTAGCGGGCAGCGGTTCGGACCATCGCCCCGACGAGGACACGAAGGCCCATCTCGGGGTGGTAGTCGGTGTTCTGCGGGACACACCCGTACTTGCGAATCCCGCTCTTCTGGTGGGCACCACAGAGCGGTGCGGTGTCCGTCGCGGTGACGCAAACGAGGTCGCGCGTGTTGGCGAACGCCGGGTCGGCGAATGGCATGGGCGTGCCGAAGGGGTCGAGGTCGACCACGTCGAACACGGAGTCGTACATGAGTGCGTTCGCGTTTCGGTGGACTGCCTCGCCACCGGTGCCGG
The genomic region above belongs to Haloferax marinisediminis and contains:
- a CDS encoding tRNA (guanine(26)-N(2))-dimethyltransferase, with the protein product MHVSEGGVDIEVPDARDGASEGTGDDVFYNPTQELNRDVTVAVLRAFREREPRAESYLDAMAASGIRGVRAAAEGYDVTCADLDADAVELAQSNLDAAGTGGEAVHRNANALMYDSVFDVVDLDPFGTPMPFADPAFANTRDLVCVTATDTAPLCGAHQKSGIRKYGCVPQNTDYHPEMGLRVLVGAMVRTAARYDKAAVPILSHATRHYARTYLELDERATKADELLESTGFVYHCEDCLHREAEYSLIAHPPEECSNCGSTRILEAGPIWLGPISDAEFVESVRDEVTDDFGSAKRARRMLDTLAVELDTPTHFDQHRLCKLWGRSASKMEEFLDAVRDAGFDATPAHYHGTAFKTDATVAEIREATAHLDPEA